Genomic window (Nitrospirota bacterium):
AACCCGCCGCCTAATGAATAAGCGCCAAGTATTGAAGCAACAATAACTATAACAGGGGCTGCGGTTGACTTCATGCTGACCGCAAGGCCTGCGATAACGTTTGTTCCATGGCCGGTCAAACTTGCCTGCGCAATGTGTTTCACCGGGGGGTACTGTGCAGCAGTGAAATACTCAGTTATAACAACTATCACTCCGGTCAATGCAAGGCCGATAAGTGACATAAGGAAAACACTCATCTGTGTAAATGACGGGTGGCTGACCATTGAAGCCGGATCAACGCCCTTCAGAAATTCACCTGTCACAACATAAAATGTTACTGCCGCAAGAACACCGGCAACAGCGAGCCCCTTGTACAGGGCGCCCATGATATATCCGCTTTTGCCGAGCCTTACTGCAAATGTTCCGATAATGGAAGCGATGATCGAGATTCCGCCGAGCATGAGTGGAAATTCGACCCATGCGCTGTCAGCGCCGAAAACAGTCTTTGCAAGAAGCATTGCAGCAACGAGCGTAACTGTGTATGTCTCATAAAGGTCAGCTGCCATGCCTGCGCAGTCGCCTACGTTATCACCAACGTTGTCTGCGATAACAGCAGGGTTTCTCGGATCGTCTTCAGGAATTCCTGCTTCAACCTTTCCGACAAGGTCAGCTCCTACGTCAGCAGCCTTTGTATAGATACCGCCTGCGATACGTGCGAAGACGCTCATAAGCGAGCATCCGAACCCAAGGCCCACAAGCGCATGGAATGCCATCTCAGGCGCTGACTGTTTTGCAATAAAATAGAATCCTGCAAGGCCGATAATCCCAAGCCCGACAACCATAACTCCTGTAACAGAGCCGCCCTTGAAAGCAAGGCCGAGCGCTGCCTGAATGCCCTTGTGTGCTGCCTGTGCTGTACGAACATTGGCACGTACCGATACCATCATGCCGATATATCCGGCTACTGCTGAACCAACTGTGCCGATTACAAACCCTATAGCCGTCCAGGGCCCGAGAAAGGACAGAAGAACTGTCAATGGCACCGCAACAATAGCGACCGTTTTGTACTCACGTGCAAGGAAAGCCATTGCACCTTCCTTAACAGCATTTGAGATCTCCTGCATCTTTGTATTTCCGGCATCCTGCTTTGATACCCATGCTGCTGTCAACAGAGCGTATATAACGCCCAGCGCGCCGCAACCAAGCGCAAATAAAATTGTACCACTCATACTTTTCTCCTCCTTTTTGGTTTAATCTAAAACCGAAATTTATTTAAATGTTATTGTTACCGTTAAAACACCCCTTAAATTCCCCTTTGAAGGGGGACACAGAGGGACCCGTCTTTATTTCTTCTCTCTTCCTGAATACTTATTGAAGCATATCGCCGCGCTTCTGTAGTAAATGTGCGCGAGCTTTGAGTACGGAAGATAGACAAACAGCGAGAAAATAAAAACAAGATGTATGAAATAAACAGGGTAGGCTATGCCTGCCATACCCGCAACTCTTGTTATCCATGCAAGTATGCCTGATGCCATGATGACGCCTATGATGGTTATAAGCAACCAGTCAAAATAGCTTCCAAGCCCGACCTTTGCGGCATTAGCATACCTGTTCTTTATCATGAGAAGAACGCCTAAGAAAAGGCCTATCGCTCCGGCAAGCCCGAAGATCTTGACAGGGGCGCCTGTGCCGAACAGTTCAAAAGGAGATTCTATATGAAGAATATCAATATAGAGAACCCCGATGGCTGTGGCTATCCCAAGCAGTATAAAACTGAAAAAGACGAGAAGATGAGAAAGGTACCTGTCCTTGCTCACATCACAGGATTTAAACTTGCTGTGGCTTATTATATCGCCTGCCATAGCCATGATGCTGCCCATGAGATCGCCTGATGAAACATTGTTTGCCTTCTTCATATCGCTGAAAAAACTCATCATGCCGAGCAGCCCTACTATCGCACCGAACATAAAGGCAGGCACAAAGACCATCTGTATCTGAAAGGTCGAAGCAAAGTTGCTGAATATAAGCTCTCCTTCTGTCGGGATGAAAGTCCCGTCTGCGGAAAGTACCAGTCCGAGCACTAAGGCAGGTATGAGGAATATGAGCCACACAAGCGCCTTGTTGTTTACGATATTTACAAGAAAGCCGGGCTTTGAATACTGCGATATGGTCTGCTTCCTGATCGCGCCAAGCACCTCGCCGGGTTTTGCGCCTCTCGGGCAGTATGCAGTGCAGTCGTTGCACTGGTGGCAGAGCCATACATCAGGATTGCCGATGAACTTCTCTTTAAGCCCCCACTGCGCCCAGATCATCTCTTTTCTCGGGAAAGGGTTTTTGTCAGGGGTGACATTGCACACGACAGAGCAGGTCGCGCACTGATAGCACTTCTTCAGTGACTCGCCGCCTGAGGCCATAACGCCTTTTACAAAATCAAGATCAGGTTTTATTAAAGTTGCTTCTGACATTTATTCCTCCTAAAATTCCTTGAAAGGATTCGGGTCAAAACCTTCAAGCTTCTCTACATAAGTATTCAATATCTCAGGAAGCCTGTCATAGTCTGATATGGAAAGCTGAACGAGTTCAACCCTCTCAGGCTCCAGCTGGAGCCTTCCAAGCGTCTCCTGAAGCTTGCCGAGCCTCTCATTCGCAAGCTCACTGCCCCTTATAAAGTGGCACTGGTAATTCTCGCCGAACTTGCAGCCTAAAAGCAGCATTCCGTCAATTCCTTTTGATAAGGCATCGGCTATCCACGCAAGGTTCAGGTTGCCGAGGCACCTTACAGGGATGAACCTTATCGCCGGAGATATCTTCTTCCGCTGCTTCGCAAGCGCGTCAAGCGCCGGATAAGCGTCATTCTCACATACAAGCGCAAGCAGCCTCAGCCCCTCTTCAGGCACATCAACATTCTTCATCATGTTTGATATCATCTTGATGCTGAAGTCCTTGAAGTTGATAACACGCTCAGGGCAGGATCCCAGACATGTGCCGCACCTCCGGCATCTGGACATCTTGTGGAACGGCGTTCCCTTTGCGTCTTCTTCAATAGCTCCGAAGGGGCACTCTTCCGTACACCTCTTGCAAGAAGTGCACTTCTGGAGATTTACCTCAGGGTATGTCTGATCCCATGACCTCGGGTGAATTGAATGTCCTGTTGCGGTTGCCTCAACACACTGTATGGCCTTCATCGCAGCGCCGAGCCCGTCTTCAATGCTTCCGAGCATGTTCATCGGCTGCCTTATGCTGCCTGCGGTAAATATGCCGGTCCTGCGTGTCTCATACTGAAAACAGATATAGTTGGAATCCGTAAAGCCGTACGCCTCTTCAAGTATCGGAAGTTCAGGCCCCTGTTTGTATTCAAGATGAAGTATATTCGGTATCTTGTGAGGTTCAATTTTAGCATTCGGGTCGGCCTTGCCGCCTGATGCAACAAGCTTCTCGTCAGACTTCACCTTCCACGCTGCAAGCTCTTCAACATCGATCCTCGTATTCGGAACCATGCCGGTTGCGAGCACCACAAGATCCGCCTCTATCTTTACGTCCTCGCCGAGCAGGGTATTCTTTACATCAACATAAAGCTTTCCGCCTGACTCGCTGACGCCGGTGACCTCACCCTTAGTGAGCATCACGCCGGGATCGTTCTGCATCTTCTTGTAGAAGAGCTCGTACTGGCCCGGGGTTCTGATGTCTTTGTATAAGATATATGCTAACGCGTCAGGGTTGCTCTCCCGCACATAAGCTGCCTGTTTCAGAGAGGTCTGGCAGCAGTAAGATGAACAATATTTAAGGTGGTTCTCATCACGGGAACCTGCGCACTGAATGAATGCCACACGGGTTGCCTCTTTGCCGTCAGAGGGGCGTACTATCTTACCCTTCTTTGCCATGGCCTCCATCTCTACATTTGTTATCACATTTGGATTGCCGTAACCAAGATGGCTGAGCTTGTTCGCGTCATACGGTCTCCAGCCCGCGGCCATGACAACAGAACCTGCCTTCTTCTGCTCAGTACCGCCGGCGGTCTTTATTGAAACATCATACTGGCCGGGGAAACCTGCTATCTTCTCTATCTCTGATGAGGTGAATACCTCAATATTGCCGTGTGATTTTACCCTGTCAATGGTTGTCTTAACGCCGGGCTCTTCAAGGTCTTCAAAAGGCGAGGCCTGAGGAAGCTGCTTGTGCATCTTTGCAGCCCAGCCACCAAGCTCTGAGGCCTTCTCAACAAGCGTGACTTTGTAGCCTGCGTCTGCTGCTCCAAGCGCGGATGACATACCGGCGATCCCTCCGCCGATAACGAGGATATCCTTGTTCAGTTCCTCAAGCATGAACGGCTCGGGAAGTTCGCTGTTCTGCGCCCTGGTGACGCCCATCCTGATATAGTCTTCAGCCAAAGCCTGCGTCTCTTCAGTCTTGTGCTCCTGTGTCCAGGATACAAACTCCCTGATATTCGCCCTCTCAACAACGGTGCCGGGGAATGTGAACTCCTTATGTTTCGCACGCGGTGAGCAGGCAGCGATAAGGACTGTATTTACACCTTCGCCGCTTATATCATTTTTTATAGTGTCAATACCTTCGGGGCTGCAGAGTATATCATGGGTCTTTATTACAGGTACCTTGTACTCCTTCTCCCCTACCTTAACAAGCTTATCTACATCTACGGCATCGGCTATCTCGCAGCCTTTGCATATATATAATCCTATCTTCTTTTCCATCAGCCGTTCCTCCTTATTGTCTGGATGGCCTTGAGCGCTGCCGCAGTGGCATCCTGGACAGACTTTGCCACATCTGCCGGATTTTTAGAGCAGCCTACGGCAAAGATGCCGTGCTCGTCCTTCCCTGGAACCACGAAACCATGCTCATTGACTGTCACTGAATCAGGAAGCTTTACACTCCCGACAGACGGGACCATGCCGGTTGCGAGGACACAGAGGTCAACCTGCACCTTAACCTTGCCTCCCGCAAGAATGTCTTCAGCCGTTACTATGATGTCGCCTGTCGCTGGATCTGCCTCCACCTTCGCAACCTTGCCCTTTATCATGGAAACATTCGCATCATCCTTTATCTTATTCAGGAACCTTTCATAAGATGTCCCGGGTGTGCGTATGTCTATATAGAACATGTATGCCTTTGAATCGGGATACTGCTCCCTTACATATGTTGCCTGCTTGAGCGATGCCATGCAGCAAACAGCAGAACAGAATGCGAGGTGGTTCTCATCCCTTGAGCCCGCACACTGGACAAAAGCAACTGACTTTACCTCTTTGCCGTCTGACGGCCTGAGAAGTTTGCCCTGGGTAGGCCCTGTGCTGGAAGCTATCCTCTCCATCATTACATTAGTGATGATATTGGGGCTTGTGGCGAAACCGAGATTCTCTATCTTCGAAGCGTCATACGGATCCCAGCCTGTTGCAAGTACTATTGCGCCCGCGTTGACCTCGATGACCTTCGGCTTCATGTTTAGGTCGATTGCGTCATATCTACAGACATCGGCGCATTTTCCGCACTCAGCCTTTTTGCATGCACCGGCATCGATAGCGTACTGGAACGGGAATGACTGCTCAAACGGGATGTAGATTGCCTTCCTCTTGTCAAGGCCGGCGTTAACATCATTCGGCACTTCAACCGGACACGCCGCAACACACTCGTTGCATGCGACACATTTGTCATTAACATAGCGCGGGTTAAGCTGCACTGACACATTGAAATTGCCGGCCTTCCCCTCTATGCGCTCGATCTGGGCAAGTGTGTAATAAGTGATCCTCGGATTGAACTTTATCCTCCTGTAGTTGATCTCAAGGCCGCATGACGGCGGACAGAGCTTCGGAAAGTACTTGTTCATCCTGGAGACCCTGCCTCCGAGATACGGTGTCTTCTCGACTATAACAACATTATAGCCTGCCTCTGCCGCCTCGGCAGCTGTCGTGAGCCCGCTGATCCCGCCCCCGACAACCAGAATTGTATTTACCTGATCTGACATGTTACTCCTCCTAAAACTTAGAGAGTTTTTTTAAACTATTACCAAACAATATCGGGATTGAGTTTATAACATTAAGACAAAATAATTCAAGATATTTATAAGGCAGAAATTACTAAATAATAAATTCTTATAAATTGTCAGTATATATAAAAAGTTTTTCAATCCCGGTTAACAGCTTAAAAAAACTCAGGGCGCTGTTGCCAGCGCCCTGAGATTCTCTGCAAGTGCCCGAATTAATCCGGGAACAGGTTCTTGTGATCCGTCTTTGACATTGTGAACTCACCGGTCTCCATGTTGTATGTGGAGAGGGTAAATACCTTCCAGTTAGCATCATCAATGAAGTCATGGTCGCCTCTGTAGTAGTAACCAGGGTACCTGGTCTCCTCTCTGTAGAGGATGTGGCGGGCATGCGCTTCAAGTGAGAGTATCCTGTGATAATTCTCCCAGCATCTCATCAGTTCGTGGAGGTTTGCAGCGCCCATCTTTGCTGAGTCCTCTTTGAGCATTGTGAGCTGCTTTAATCCTTCGTCAAGCATGGTCTTTGATGTCATGTACCATGTTGAGATTCCGCCCATATACTCATCAGCTATCTTCTGAAGCCTTGTCTGAAGCATGTCAGGCTTGATGTAGTTCGGGTTGATCTTGGGATCTGTTGAGTATGTTTTGTGTTTCTCATAGACCTCAAAAGGCATATAAAGCTCTGCCGCCATCTCGTCAGCCGAACGCCTTGTTACAGGTGAATAGCCCGGATTGTCGATGAGGTATGCTATTGCAGCCTTTGCTGCTATCCTGCCCTCTGCATGAGAGCCTGATGAAAACTTGTGACCTGACGCGCCGCAGATATCGCCGCACATAAAGAGGCCCGGAACGGTTGACATCCTGTTGTAACCCCAATGCCATTCAGCAGGCGTTCCCGGTATGTCGCCGGGGCCTGAACACCAGAATCCCGCACAGCCTGCATGAGAACCGAGAAGATACGGCTCGGTCGGCATGATCTCTGAAGGGGACTTGTCAGGCTCAATGTCCTTACAAGCCCAGAGTCCGGCCTGTCCGATACACATGTCGAGGAAGTCTTCCCATGCCTCAGACTCAAGATGCTTGACCTTCTTCTTGCCTTCTTTCTCGCCAAGCTGGTCAATAAAGGTCTTGTTGATAGCTGCCATCGCCTCATCAGTTCTCATGATGATCGGGCCCTTGCCTGCCTTCATGTCTTTCATCATCAGGTGATTTCTGATAGCGGTGCCCATCTTGTCAACATACTTGCCGTATTTTGCTCTTGCTTCAGCAAGATACTCCGGATTTAAGCAGTAATCTTCGCCAAGGCTGTTTGTTGCTTTAGCCTTGAAGAAGAGGAACCATGCGCCGACTGGACCGTAACCGTCCTTGAATCTCGCTGGTACGAACCTGTTCTCCATCAGGGTGAGCTGTGCGCCTGCCTGCATACCGAGTGCATAACCGGAACCTGAGTTCCATACAGGATACCATGCCCTGCCCTGGCCTTCCTTGGTAGATCTCGGCCTGAAACAGTTAACAGCTCCGCCTGCGGCAAGAACCATCGCCTTGGCCCTGAATATGTACATCTTGTTCTCTCTTACGCTGAAACCAACTGCTGCCGCAACCCTCTTGGGGTCGTTCTTGTCTTTGAAGAGCCTGACTATGAATACCCTCTCAAAGTGATTCTGCGCAACACCGGTTGCAGCCCTGTTTATCTCAAGCGCCTTCTTGGCCGCCTCAGCAACGATAGCCTTGTAAGACTCGCCGTTGATCATGATCTGCCATTTGCCTGACCTTACAGGTGTGCCGCCGTCCTTTAATGACTTCTTTCCTGCATCTTTTGCCTGAAAACCGTCAAGCGAAAAACCGTCATCGCCCTTCTTCCAGATAGGAAGTCCCCACTCCTCAAAAAGGTGAACGCTGTCATCAACGTGCCTTCCAAGGTCATATACGAGGTCATCTCTGGTTATGCCCATAAGGTCGGCCCTTACGTATCTGACATAGTCTTCACATTTGTTCTCACCGATGTATGTATTGATAGCTGAAAGGCCCATTGCAACAGCGCCGCTTCTGTCTGTCGCTGCCTTGTCAACCATTGTGACCTTGAACTTGTTTGATGCAGCCCATTTTGTAGCCTCATAAGCCGCTCCGCAGCAAGCCATGCCGCCGCCGATAAGGAGCAGGTCGGTATCATGCTCTACAATTTCAGGTTTTGCGCAGTATGAAAATGTACAAGTCTCTTTTTCCATTTTATCCTTCCCCCCTATTCCTTTCTGGCTTCATAGTTGAAGAAGCCGATATTTTTGATCTTTGACATGTCAGCTTCAGGCTTGCCGGTATACGGATCAATAGAAGCCTCTTCAGTTGTCCTGATCGGGAACTTGAACCTCTTGAGAATCCCGTTCCTGAACTTTACGGTCCACATGATGGAGTCAGTTCCCCTCATCGGGATAACATTACCTCCGATTGGACAAAAGTCCTGATAACCCCTTACCTCGATCGCCTGTTGCGGGCAGATCTTTACACAGTTGTAGCACTCCCAGCACTGTTCCGGCTCCTGGTTGAAGGCCTTCATGAGATCCCTGTTAAGGGCCATGAGGTCATTAGGACAGATGTACTGACATGCTGTCTTATCCTGCGCTTTGCATCCATCGCATTTCTCAGCAATAACAAAACTTGGCATTTTTTACTCCTCCTTTTAAGAATTAACCGTTTTGGTCATGTTGGCTTAAATTAAGCCTTTGTAACTTGTCTTTAATAAGACATTAATTTATTTATCGATACTCTGGTAATATTTGATCAGAATGTCAGCAACTTCAGGACGTGAGAATTCTTTAGGCGGTGCAATGCCGTTACCTAACATCTCGCGAACCTTTGTGCCTGAAAGCAGAACAAAGTCTTCTTTCTTATGATCAGGAGCCTCACACATCATCACAACCTTGTCCAGTTTCTTCGAGTATGCGGTGTGGTCAGCTTTGAATATCTCAATTTTAAGAGCGCCTGCCGGAACCTCATTATCAAAGATGGTCTGGGCATCGAATGCGCCGTAGTGATCGCCAACGCCTGCATGGTCACGTCCGACTATGAAGTGAGTTACGCCCATGTTCTGACGGAATACAGCGTGCAGAACACCTTCACGCGGGCCTGCATAAAGCATATCGAAACCGTAACCGGTAACCATCGCGCTGTTCTTCGGGAAGTACAGCTCAACCATTTTACGGATAGCAGCATCACGAACAGGAGCCGGGATATCTCCCTTTTTCAGTTTGCCGAGCAGCATGTGAATGACCAAGCCGTCACAACCCAAACGTTTCATTGCCATGTGGCAAAGTTCTTCATGAGCCAGATGCATCGGGTTACGGGTCTGGAAAGCGACAACCTTCTCCCACCCGCGCTCGGCGATTTCGTTGCGGATCTCGACTGCGGTGCGGAAGGTGTCAGGAAATTCATCCTGGAAATAAGAGAAATTCAATACTTTTATGGGACCTGAAAGACAAACTTTACCCTGCGCGTTAAATGCATCAACGCCCGGGTGCGCTTCTTTGTGATTAGGACGGTAAACCTTCTCAGATATCAGCTCCATCTCTGCATCGCTGAACTCTTCCACCGCCTTTACATCCATAACTGCCAGCACAGGGTTGCCTTCAACGTTCGGGTCTTTCAGCGCAATGCGGTCACCCGCCTTGATATTGCCCGCATTTTGCACCAGATTCAATACTGGAGTAGGCCAGAACAGGCCGGATGTTGTCTTCATGTTGTTAGCAACAGACAACGCATCAGCCTTATTCATGTAGCCTGTTAACGGGTTGAAGTAACCGCCGCCCATCATGACTGCATTAGCTGCAGTAGCTGAACTCACAAGAATAGAAGCCAGACCTTTAGCTTCATGCTGCAAGGCTTCATTTTGAGCTGTGTCATATACATACAGCGGATTCAGTTCATCTGAACCATGTGGTTTGATCAATGCCATTTCTTCCTCCTTAGTTATTTAGTGGGTCAACTATTTTACAGATGCCGTTAAATATATCGTCAATGCTGCCTGAGCCTTCTATGTTCTTTAAAATCCCTTTGCGGGAATAATAATCGATAAGCGGGGCTGTCTGCGCATCATATATTTCGAGCCTGTTCTTGATCGTCTCTTCTTTATCATCATCCCTCTGATAGAGGTCTCCGCCGCACTTGTCGCATTTGCCTTTCATCGGAGTTGAGAAGTAGATATTATACATTTGCTGGCAGTCTCTGCAAGTCCTCCTGCCGGTAAGCCTCCTCAGCAGGTCATCCCTGTCAACATCCACGCTCAATGCGAGATCAAGCGGTGCCATATTGGCAAGAACCTTATCAAGCTCTTCAGCCTGTGACGTGTTTCTCGGGAAGCCGTCCAGGATATATCCTTTTTTACAGTCGTCCTGCGCGAGCCTGTCCTTAACAAGGCCGATAACTACTGAATCGGGCACAAGCTCGCCCTTGTCCATATATGATTTTGCTTCTTTACC
Coding sequences:
- a CDS encoding sodium-translocating pyrophosphatase — its product is MSGTILFALGCGALGVIYALLTAAWVSKQDAGNTKMQEISNAVKEGAMAFLAREYKTVAIVAVPLTVLLSFLGPWTAIGFVIGTVGSAVAGYIGMMVSVRANVRTAQAAHKGIQAALGLAFKGGSVTGVMVVGLGIIGLAGFYFIAKQSAPEMAFHALVGLGFGCSLMSVFARIAGGIYTKAADVGADLVGKVEAGIPEDDPRNPAVIADNVGDNVGDCAGMAADLYETYTVTLVAAMLLAKTVFGADSAWVEFPLMLGGISIIASIIGTFAVRLGKSGYIMGALYKGLAVAGVLAAVTFYVVTGEFLKGVDPASMVSHPSFTQMSVFLMSLIGLALTGVIVVITEYFTAAQYPPVKHIAQASLTGHGTNVIAGLAVSMKSTAAPVIVIVASILGAYSLGGGFNGDASGGLFAIALSAVSMLSMTGIVVAIDTYGPITDNAGGIAEMAGMPEEIRNITDPLDAVGNTTKAVTKGYAIGSAALAALVLFAEYSRSFVDPITNMAIDIKFDLSNPMVLAGLFIGGLLPYYYGSLLMEAVAKAAGGIVVEVRRQFKEIPGIMEGTGKPEYGKCVDIVTKGAIQQMMVPALIPVVIPVVVGFLLGREALGGVLMGSILTGLFQAIAMTSGGGAWDNAKKSFEDGVTDSTGKVHKKGSDGHKASVTGDTVGDPYKDTAGPAINPMIKVINIVALLIVPLI
- the sat gene encoding sulfate adenylyltransferase, whose amino-acid sequence is MIKPHGSDELNPLYVYDTAQNEALQHEAKGLASILVSSATAANAVMMGGGYFNPLTGYMNKADALSVANNMKTTSGLFWPTPVLNLVQNAGNIKAGDRIALKDPNVEGNPVLAVMDVKAVEEFSDAEMELISEKVYRPNHKEAHPGVDAFNAQGKVCLSGPIKVLNFSYFQDEFPDTFRTAVEIRNEIAERGWEKVVAFQTRNPMHLAHEELCHMAMKRLGCDGLVIHMLLGKLKKGDIPAPVRDAAIRKMVELYFPKNSAMVTGYGFDMLYAGPREGVLHAVFRQNMGVTHFIVGRDHAGVGDHYGAFDAQTIFDNEVPAGALKIEIFKADHTAYSKKLDKVVMMCEAPDHKKEDFVLLSGTKVREMLGNGIAPPKEFSRPEVADILIKYYQSIDK
- the aprB gene encoding adenylyl-sulfate reductase subunit beta, with translation MPSFVIAEKCDGCKAQDKTACQYICPNDLMALNRDLMKAFNQEPEQCWECYNCVKICPQQAIEVRGYQDFCPIGGNVIPMRGTDSIMWTVKFRNGILKRFKFPIRTTEEASIDPYTGKPEADMSKIKNIGFFNYEARKE
- the qmoC gene encoding quinone-interacting membrane-bound oxidoreductase complex subunit QmoC, producing MSEATLIKPDLDFVKGVMASGGESLKKCYQCATCSVVCNVTPDKNPFPRKEMIWAQWGLKEKFIGNPDVWLCHQCNDCTAYCPRGAKPGEVLGAIRKQTISQYSKPGFLVNIVNNKALVWLIFLIPALVLGLVLSADGTFIPTEGELIFSNFASTFQIQMVFVPAFMFGAIVGLLGMMSFFSDMKKANNVSSGDLMGSIMAMAGDIISHSKFKSCDVSKDRYLSHLLVFFSFILLGIATAIGVLYIDILHIESPFELFGTGAPVKIFGLAGAIGLFLGVLLMIKNRYANAAKVGLGSYFDWLLITIIGVIMASGILAWITRVAGMAGIAYPVYFIHLVFIFSLFVYLPYSKLAHIYYRSAAICFNKYSGREKK
- a CDS encoding FAD-dependent oxidoreductase, with amino-acid sequence MEKKIGLYICKGCEIADAVDVDKLVKVGEKEYKVPVIKTHDILCSPEGIDTIKNDISGEGVNTVLIAACSPRAKHKEFTFPGTVVERANIREFVSWTQEHKTEETQALAEDYIRMGVTRAQNSELPEPFMLEELNKDILVIGGGIAGMSSALGAADAGYKVTLVEKASELGGWAAKMHKQLPQASPFEDLEEPGVKTTIDRVKSHGNIEVFTSSEIEKIAGFPGQYDVSIKTAGGTEQKKAGSVVMAAGWRPYDANKLSHLGYGNPNVITNVEMEAMAKKGKIVRPSDGKEATRVAFIQCAGSRDENHLKYCSSYCCQTSLKQAAYVRESNPDALAYILYKDIRTPGQYELFYKKMQNDPGVMLTKGEVTGVSESGGKLYVDVKNTLLGEDVKIEADLVVLATGMVPNTRIDVEELAAWKVKSDEKLVASGGKADPNAKIEPHKIPNILHLEYKQGPELPILEEAYGFTDSNYICFQYETRRTGIFTAGSIRQPMNMLGSIEDGLGAAMKAIQCVEATATGHSIHPRSWDQTYPEVNLQKCTSCKRCTEECPFGAIEEDAKGTPFHKMSRCRRCGTCLGSCPERVINFKDFSIKMISNMMKNVDVPEEGLRLLALVCENDAYPALDALAKQRKKISPAIRFIPVRCLGNLNLAWIADALSKGIDGMLLLGCKFGENYQCHFIRGSELANERLGKLQETLGRLQLEPERVELVQLSISDYDRLPEILNTYVEKLEGFDPNPFKEF
- a CDS encoding adenylate kinase codes for the protein MRLVLLGAPGAGKGTQAKKLIEKYRIPQISTGDILRKAVADGTPLGKEAKSYMDKGELVPDSVVIGLVKDRLAQDDCKKGYILDGFPRNTSQAEELDKVLANMAPLDLALSVDVDRDDLLRRLTGRRTCRDCQQMYNIYFSTPMKGKCDKCGGDLYQRDDDKEETIKNRLEIYDAQTAPLIDYYSRKGILKNIEGSGSIDDIFNGICKIVDPLNN
- a CDS encoding CoB--CoM heterodisulfide reductase iron-sulfur subunit A family protein — its product is MSDQVNTILVVGGGISGLTTAAEAAEAGYNVVIVEKTPYLGGRVSRMNKYFPKLCPPSCGLEINYRRIKFNPRITYYTLAQIERIEGKAGNFNVSVQLNPRYVNDKCVACNECVAACPVEVPNDVNAGLDKRKAIYIPFEQSFPFQYAIDAGACKKAECGKCADVCRYDAIDLNMKPKVIEVNAGAIVLATGWDPYDASKIENLGFATSPNIITNVMMERIASSTGPTQGKLLRPSDGKEVKSVAFVQCAGSRDENHLAFCSAVCCMASLKQATYVREQYPDSKAYMFYIDIRTPGTSYERFLNKIKDDANVSMIKGKVAKVEADPATGDIIVTAEDILAGGKVKVQVDLCVLATGMVPSVGSVKLPDSVTVNEHGFVVPGKDEHGIFAVGCSKNPADVAKSVQDATAAALKAIQTIRRNG
- a CDS encoding adenylyl-sulfate reductase subunit alpha, with protein sequence MEKETCTFSYCAKPEIVEHDTDLLLIGGGMACCGAAYEATKWAASNKFKVTMVDKAATDRSGAVAMGLSAINTYIGENKCEDYVRYVRADLMGITRDDLVYDLGRHVDDSVHLFEEWGLPIWKKGDDGFSLDGFQAKDAGKKSLKDGGTPVRSGKWQIMINGESYKAIVAEAAKKALEINRAATGVAQNHFERVFIVRLFKDKNDPKRVAAAVGFSVRENKMYIFRAKAMVLAAGGAVNCFRPRSTKEGQGRAWYPVWNSGSGYALGMQAGAQLTLMENRFVPARFKDGYGPVGAWFLFFKAKATNSLGEDYCLNPEYLAEARAKYGKYVDKMGTAIRNHLMMKDMKAGKGPIIMRTDEAMAAINKTFIDQLGEKEGKKKVKHLESEAWEDFLDMCIGQAGLWACKDIEPDKSPSEIMPTEPYLLGSHAGCAGFWCSGPGDIPGTPAEWHWGYNRMSTVPGLFMCGDICGASGHKFSSGSHAEGRIAAKAAIAYLIDNPGYSPVTRRSADEMAAELYMPFEVYEKHKTYSTDPKINPNYIKPDMLQTRLQKIADEYMGGISTWYMTSKTMLDEGLKQLTMLKEDSAKMGAANLHELMRCWENYHRILSLEAHARHILYREETRYPGYYYRGDHDFIDDANWKVFTLSTYNMETGEFTMSKTDHKNLFPD